A genomic region of Streptococcus suis contains the following coding sequences:
- the folB gene encoding dihydroneopterin aldolase, which produces MDKISLNKCRFYGYHGAFKEEQVLGQIFTVDCDLFVNLTAASQTDNLEDTVHYGMVFDTIKAVVEGKPYILIEKVAGVICQEIFDQFPKVEKIRLAIYKENPPIAGHYDSVGIELERERP; this is translated from the coding sequence ATGGATAAGATTTCTCTCAATAAATGTCGCTTTTACGGCTACCATGGTGCCTTCAAAGAAGAACAAGTTCTTGGTCAAATTTTCACAGTTGACTGTGATTTATTTGTTAACCTGACAGCAGCTTCACAAACTGACAATTTAGAAGACACAGTTCACTACGGTATGGTCTTTGATACCATTAAAGCAGTTGTGGAAGGCAAGCCCTACATCCTTATAGAAAAGGTAGCAGGTGTTATTTGTCAGGAGATTTTTGATCAATTTCCAAAGGTGGAGAAGATTCGCTTGGCCATTTACAAGGAAAATCCGCCCATTGCTGGACACTATGATTCTGTCGGAATTGAATTGGAGCGTGAACGACCATGA
- a CDS encoding glycoside hydrolase family 3 protein, with amino-acid sequence MPRLVDLRKKPYCLNEEQIAWVETTLAHLTDEEKIGQLFVNLFFFGGDAFSGNNLSNQELMNRYHIGGARYMNGSPEQVQGLINELQSYSKVPLLVAANCDSGGDGAVKGGTYISSGAQSEASRDPRIPYLAGLVSAREETALGVNVNFDPCVDIVQNWRNTIVNTRAYGTNSDDVIAYTSAYLEGLTAERDVIQCIKHFPGDGTEERDQHLVLGVNELSPEEWDKSFGRVYRHHIEAGVEMIMAGHIALPYYQQRLNPTLKDEDILPATLAPELIQDLLKEKLEFNGLVITDASHMLGMTAAMRREDYVPAAIAAGCDMFLFFNNLEEDFGFMLNGYRKGVITEERLHDALRRILGLKAKLNLYIKQAEGNLLKSADELAIIGCEEHLAWQREAADKAITLLKDTQKNLPISPETHRRIRLYYLEGEKEGIIAASTEVVDNLKAALEARCYEVTVNDGTTRIKGKTLQYREEVDLALTVANVIGYGAQNNYRIQWKTAMSNEVPWYVHEVPTIFVSLNYTTHLHDVTMVKTAINAYHHNKNTIESLLDKLEGKDTFYGVPNENVWANKWQAKL; translated from the coding sequence ATGCCTAGATTGGTTGATTTACGGAAGAAACCCTATTGTTTGAATGAAGAGCAGATTGCTTGGGTGGAAACTACCTTGGCTCATCTGACTGATGAAGAAAAAATCGGTCAATTGTTTGTCAATCTATTCTTCTTCGGAGGAGACGCTTTTAGCGGAAATAATCTGAGTAATCAGGAATTGATGAATCGATACCACATAGGTGGCGCCCGCTATATGAATGGTAGTCCAGAACAGGTACAAGGACTGATTAACGAGTTGCAAAGCTATTCAAAAGTACCTCTCTTGGTTGCAGCGAACTGCGACTCAGGTGGAGATGGAGCTGTGAAAGGAGGAACCTATATTTCCTCAGGTGCTCAATCTGAAGCCAGTCGGGATCCTCGTATCCCCTACCTAGCAGGTCTCGTATCTGCGCGCGAGGAGACTGCATTAGGTGTAAATGTCAATTTTGACCCTTGCGTGGACATTGTTCAGAACTGGCGCAATACTATCGTCAATACCAGAGCCTACGGTACAAATTCTGATGATGTTATTGCCTATACCAGTGCCTATTTAGAAGGATTGACTGCTGAAAGAGATGTTATTCAATGCATCAAGCATTTCCCAGGAGATGGTACAGAAGAACGTGATCAGCACCTAGTCCTCGGTGTCAATGAGCTCTCTCCAGAAGAATGGGACAAGAGTTTTGGTCGTGTCTATCGTCATCATATTGAAGCTGGTGTTGAGATGATTATGGCGGGTCATATAGCCTTGCCATATTACCAACAACGACTCAATCCAACTTTGAAGGATGAAGACATTTTGCCTGCAACACTGGCTCCTGAATTGATTCAAGATTTATTGAAAGAAAAACTGGAATTCAATGGCTTGGTCATAACAGATGCCAGCCACATGTTGGGGATGACAGCAGCGATGCGTCGTGAAGATTATGTCCCAGCAGCCATTGCTGCGGGTTGCGATATGTTCTTATTCTTCAATAACTTAGAAGAAGATTTTGGATTTATGCTCAATGGCTACCGCAAGGGAGTGATTACTGAAGAACGCCTTCATGATGCTCTCCGTCGCATTTTAGGTCTGAAAGCCAAACTCAATCTGTATATCAAGCAAGCAGAAGGAAACTTACTAAAATCAGCTGATGAATTGGCTATTATCGGCTGTGAAGAACACTTGGCTTGGCAACGTGAAGCAGCAGATAAGGCGATTACCTTGTTGAAAGATACACAGAAAAATCTTCCAATCAGTCCAGAAACCCATCGCAGAATCCGTTTGTATTACCTAGAAGGCGAAAAAGAAGGGATTATTGCGGCAAGTACAGAAGTGGTTGATAACCTTAAAGCTGCCCTAGAGGCGCGTTGTTATGAAGTGACTGTCAATGATGGCACAACTCGAATCAAAGGAAAAACGCTGCAATACCGAGAAGAAGTTGATCTAGCCTTGACTGTTGCCAATGTCATTGGATACGGAGCGCAGAATAACTATCGTATCCAGTGGAAAACAGCCATGTCCAATGAAGTTCCTTGGTATGTACATGAAGTTCCAACCATTTTCGTTTCGCTAAACTATACAACTCACCTTCACGATGTTACCATGGTCAAAACTGCTATCAATGCCTACCATCATAATAAAAACACGATCGAATCCCTCCTTGATAAATTAGAAGGAAAAGATACATTCTATGGTGTGCCAAATGAGAATGTTTGGGCCAATAAATGGCAGGCAAAACTATAA
- the folE gene encoding GTP cyclohydrolase I FolE, whose product MSKQEQIEQTIYQLLELLGEDPNREGLLDTPKRVAKMYLEMFNGLEEDPKDQFTAVFSEGYEEVVLVKDIPFHSMCEHHLVPFYGIAHVAYIPSKGRVTGLSKLARAVEVASRRPQLQERLTHQVAHALQDALEPEGVFVMVEAEHMCMSMRGIRKPGSKTVTTVALGKYKEDAILRRELLSMIHNK is encoded by the coding sequence ATGTCAAAACAAGAACAAATCGAACAAACAATTTATCAATTATTGGAATTATTGGGTGAGGACCCGAATCGTGAAGGTTTATTAGATACGCCTAAACGGGTCGCTAAGATGTATTTAGAAATGTTTAACGGCCTAGAAGAGGATCCCAAAGACCAATTTACAGCTGTCTTTTCAGAGGGATATGAAGAGGTTGTTTTGGTTAAGGATATTCCTTTTCATTCTATGTGTGAACACCATCTTGTCCCATTTTATGGTATTGCACATGTAGCCTATATTCCGAGTAAGGGGCGTGTGACAGGTCTTAGTAAATTGGCGCGTGCAGTAGAGGTGGCGAGCCGTCGTCCTCAATTGCAGGAGCGCTTAACTCATCAAGTGGCTCATGCACTTCAAGATGCCCTTGAACCAGAAGGCGTTTTTGTCATGGTCGAAGCAGAGCATATGTGCATGAGTATGCGTGGTATTCGCAAGCCAGGTAGTAAGACAGTGACCACAGTTGCCCTTGGCAAATACAAGGAAGATGCCATCTTGCGCCGTGAACTCTTGTCCATGATTCACAATAAATAG
- the pheT gene encoding phenylalanine--tRNA ligase subunit beta has protein sequence MLVSYKWLKELVDFDATSHDLSEKMSTTGIEVEGVEQKSAGLSKLVVGQVVSAEPIPDTHLNICQVNVGEEITQIVCGAPNVKPGIKVIVALPGARIAGNYKIKKGKIRGVESLGMLCSLSEIGVSDSVVPKVYADGIYHLPEDAVVGEPVFSYLDLDDEIIELSITPNRADALSMRGVAHEVAAIYDSKVNFKPVTLEESDKKASDVIEVAIESDKVTAYTARVIENVTIAPSPQWLQNLLMNAGIRPLNNVVDITNYILLYFGQPMHAFDFDKFDGKKIVARQAREGENLVTLDGEERDLITDDIVISVADKAVALGGVMGGANTEIDNNSKTVVLEAALFDGKSIRKTSGRLNLRSESSSRFEKGINVATLKEAMDTAAAMVAELAGGQVLSGIVSAGSVDTSDVPVTATIDYVNRSLGTNLDYAQIADIFRRLGMETTGDASQFTVAVPRRRWDIRIPADLVEEIARIYGYNNLPTTLPKEDGTAGELTLTQNIRRQVRSLAEGAGLTEIISYALTTPEKAVEFAARPTTVTELMWPMTIDRSALRQNMVSGMLETVAYNVARKNKNLALYEIGKIFEQSGNPKEDLPQEINKFALVLTGLVAEKDFQTPAVPVDFFHAKGILEAIFAHYKLAVDFVATSEIAALHPGRTAEIHLNGALIGFVGQVHPQTAKDYGIPETYVAEINLDAIEEALQPAQPFTEISKFPVVSRDIALLLSSDVKHQDVLDAIAGAGVKRLTKVTLFDVYAGNNIEAGKKSMAYNLTFQNPADSLTDEEVAKYMEKISKALVELGAEIR, from the coding sequence ATGTTAGTAAGTTACAAATGGTTAAAAGAACTCGTTGACTTTGATGCGACAAGCCATGACTTGTCTGAAAAAATGTCAACAACAGGGATTGAGGTAGAAGGGGTTGAGCAAAAGAGTGCTGGCCTGTCTAAGTTGGTTGTCGGTCAGGTTGTGTCTGCTGAGCCAATTCCAGATACCCACCTCAACATCTGCCAGGTCAATGTTGGTGAGGAAATCACGCAAATCGTTTGCGGTGCTCCTAATGTCAAGCCAGGAATCAAGGTGATCGTCGCTCTGCCAGGAGCTCGTATCGCTGGCAACTACAAGATCAAGAAAGGCAAAATCCGCGGAGTTGAGTCCTTGGGTATGCTCTGCTCATTGAGCGAAATCGGCGTGTCCGACTCTGTGGTGCCAAAAGTCTATGCGGACGGAATCTACCACCTGCCTGAAGATGCAGTCGTGGGTGAGCCAGTCTTTTCATATCTTGACCTCGACGATGAGATTATCGAGCTGTCTATCACGCCGAACCGTGCCGACGCCCTCTCTATGCGTGGCGTGGCTCACGAAGTGGCGGCTATCTATGACAGCAAGGTCAACTTCAAGCCTGTGACCTTGGAGGAAAGCGACAAGAAGGCCAGCGATGTGATTGAAGTGGCTATTGAATCAGACAAGGTGACTGCCTACACAGCCCGTGTCATTGAAAATGTGACTATCGCACCGAGTCCACAGTGGTTGCAAAACCTGCTCATGAACGCAGGTATCCGCCCGCTCAACAACGTGGTGGACATCACCAACTACATCTTGCTCTACTTCGGTCAGCCAATGCACGCCTTTGACTTTGACAAGTTTGACGGCAAGAAAATCGTGGCTCGCCAGGCAAGAGAGGGTGAGAACTTGGTAACGCTTGACGGCGAAGAGCGTGACTTGATTACTGATGACATCGTCATTTCCGTTGCGGACAAGGCAGTTGCCCTTGGTGGTGTCATGGGTGGTGCCAACACAGAAATTGACAACAACTCTAAGACGGTTGTGCTGGAAGCTGCCCTCTTTGACGGCAAGTCTATCCGCAAGACCTCAGGTCGCCTCAACCTTCGCTCTGAGTCCTCTTCTCGCTTTGAAAAAGGCATCAACGTAGCAACTTTGAAGGAGGCTATGGACACAGCAGCTGCTATGGTTGCAGAACTGGCTGGCGGTCAGGTCTTGTCTGGCATCGTTTCTGCGGGTAGCGTGGACACTTCTGATGTCCCAGTCACAGCGACCATTGATTATGTCAACCGCTCGCTCGGGACCAATCTTGACTATGCCCAAATCGCAGACATTTTCCGTCGTTTAGGTATGGAAACAACTGGCGATGCAAGTCAGTTTACAGTAGCAGTACCGCGTCGTCGTTGGGACATTCGCATCCCAGCAGACTTGGTAGAGGAAATCGCACGTATCTATGGCTATAATAATCTGCCGACCACTCTTCCGAAAGAGGACGGTACAGCAGGTGAGTTGACCCTGACCCAGAACATCCGTCGCCAAGTACGTAGCCTGGCAGAAGGTGCAGGTCTGACAGAAATCATTTCCTATGCCTTGACAACACCTGAAAAGGCTGTGGAGTTTGCGGCTCGTCCAACCACAGTCACCGAACTCATGTGGCCGATGACCATTGACCGCTCTGCCCTTCGTCAGAACATGGTATCTGGTATGCTGGAAACGGTAGCTTACAACGTGGCTCGTAAGAACAAGAACTTGGCCCTCTACGAAATCGGTAAAATCTTTGAACAGTCTGGCAATCCAAAAGAGGACCTGCCACAAGAAATCAATAAATTTGCCCTTGTTTTGACAGGTTTGGTAGCTGAGAAAGACTTCCAGACACCTGCTGTACCCGTTGATTTCTTCCATGCTAAAGGTATTTTGGAAGCTATCTTTGCTCATTACAAGTTGGCAGTTGACTTTGTGGCGACCAGTGAGATTGCTGCTCTGCACCCAGGTCGTACAGCTGAAATCCATTTGAATGGGGCTTTGATCGGCTTTGTCGGTCAGGTACATCCTCAAACGGCCAAGGACTACGGTATTCCTGAGACTTATGTGGCTGAAATCAATCTGGATGCGATTGAAGAAGCTCTCCAGCCTGCTCAGCCATTTACCGAAATCTCTAAATTCCCAGTGGTTAGCCGTGATATTGCCCTGCTTTTGAGCAGTGATGTCAAGCATCAGGATGTCTTGGATGCCATTGCTGGTGCGGGCGTGAAACGCTTGACCAAGGTGACGCTCTTTGATGTCTATGCGGGTAACAATATCGAGGCTGGTAAGAAGTCTATGGCTTACAACCTGACCTTCCAAAATCCTGCGGACAGCCTGACGGATGAGGAAGTGGCGAAATACATGGAGAAAATCAGTAAGGCTTTGGTGGAGCTTGGTGCTGAAATTCGTTAA
- a CDS encoding polyphosphate polymerase domain-containing protein, whose protein sequence is MKTRIVQKQFKRKETKYIVDKKTFELLEKELRQYMMADEFATSTITNIYFDNEDFDMIQDSLAKKNGREKIRMRVYDATPSESSQAFLEIKKKENKIGYKYRLTSNPVSVTNYIENGVIDSTIKDDKVTSELEMLRERYGTIKPKMYIYYDRVSYKGIEDKKVRLTIDKNLLYRDYDVDAMEGKFGKNLLDPTKVIMEVKVPEERPEWLVALLEKYQIEKQSFSKYGNAYKLAHNIPGEEVSQHAAV, encoded by the coding sequence ATGAAAACAAGAATCGTACAAAAGCAGTTTAAGCGTAAAGAGACTAAATATATCGTTGATAAAAAAACTTTTGAACTTTTAGAAAAGGAACTTCGTCAGTACATGATGGCAGATGAATTTGCGACATCAACGATTACCAATATCTACTTTGATAATGAAGATTTTGATATGATTCAAGATTCACTTGCCAAAAAGAATGGACGTGAGAAAATTCGTATGCGTGTCTATGATGCGACACCATCTGAATCGAGTCAAGCCTTTCTTGAAATCAAGAAAAAAGAAAACAAAATTGGTTACAAATACCGTTTAACTTCAAACCCTGTTTCTGTAACAAATTATATCGAAAATGGAGTGATTGATTCTACAATCAAGGATGATAAGGTAACCTCAGAACTCGAAATGTTGAGAGAACGCTACGGGACTATTAAGCCGAAGATGTATATCTACTACGATCGCGTATCCTATAAAGGAATCGAAGACAAAAAAGTTCGTCTCACAATCGATAAGAACTTACTGTATCGAGACTACGATGTGGATGCAATGGAAGGTAAATTTGGTAAGAACCTATTAGACCCAACCAAAGTAATCATGGAAGTAAAAGTTCCAGAAGAGCGACCAGAATGGTTAGTAGCCTTGCTTGAAAAATACCAGATCGAAAAACAATCATTTTCAAAATATGGCAATGCCTATAAGCTTGCCCACAACATCCCTGGAGAGGAAGTAAGCCAACATGCAGCTGTTTAA
- the folP gene encoding dihydropteroate synthase has translation MSIEQLANQVTIMGILNVTPDSFSDGGHYNEVESALVQVEKLLAEGATVIDVGGESTRPGATFVSEEEEIARVVPIIRAIKENYDCLVSIDTYKTGTARAALEAGADILNDVWAGLYDGDMLALAAEYKVPIILMHNQTEESYADVVGEVKNFLAERAQVALDAGVSADRIWLDPGFGFSKNVQHNLDLLQGLEQITALGYPVLFGISRKRVVDYLLGGNSLPTDRDQATAALSAWAVQKGCKMVRVHNVAANRDIVKVWDQLTSGGQHG, from the coding sequence ATGTCAATCGAACAGTTAGCGAATCAAGTAACCATTATGGGGATTCTTAATGTGACGCCAGACTCATTTTCAGATGGTGGTCACTATAATGAGGTGGAGTCTGCCTTGGTACAAGTAGAAAAGTTGTTGGCTGAGGGTGCTACCGTCATTGATGTTGGTGGTGAGTCCACTCGTCCAGGTGCAACATTTGTATCTGAAGAAGAAGAGATTGCTCGTGTGGTTCCGATTATACGCGCTATCAAAGAAAACTATGACTGTCTAGTCAGCATTGACACCTATAAAACAGGCACAGCCCGTGCAGCCTTGGAAGCAGGCGCAGATATTTTAAATGATGTCTGGGCAGGACTTTATGATGGAGATATGTTAGCCTTGGCTGCGGAGTACAAGGTACCAATTATTCTCATGCACAACCAGACAGAAGAAAGCTATGCGGATGTTGTTGGAGAGGTCAAAAACTTTCTAGCCGAGCGTGCCCAAGTAGCACTTGATGCTGGTGTTTCTGCAGACCGGATTTGGTTAGACCCAGGATTTGGTTTTTCAAAAAATGTCCAACATAATCTGGACCTCTTGCAAGGTCTGGAACAGATTACTGCTCTTGGTTATCCCGTTCTATTTGGAATATCTCGTAAGCGCGTGGTAGATTATCTGCTTGGTGGAAATAGCTTACCGACTGACCGCGATCAAGCAACGGCAGCCTTGTCTGCCTGGGCAGTCCAAAAAGGCTGTAAAATGGTCCGTGTTCACAATGTCGCTGCCAACCGTGACATCGTTAAAGTTTGGGACCAATTGACTTCTGGAGGTCAACATGGATAA
- the pheS gene encoding phenylalanine--tRNA ligase subunit alpha, whose translation MSNIEQQLAELSQTTLEQLKEIQHQGEKELQDLRVAVLGKKGSLTDLLKGLKDLSNDMKPIVGKQVNEVRDVLTAAFEETAQKVAAAKIQQQLASETIDVTLPGRQVKVGKRHVLTQTSEEIEDIFLGMGFQIVDGFEVEKDYYNFERMNLPKDHPARDMQDTFYITEEILMRTHTSPVQARTMDQHDFSKGALKMISPGRVFRRDTDDATHSHQFHQIEGLVVGENVSMGDLKGTLEMIIKKMFGEERQIRLRPSYFPFTEPSVEVDVSCFKCGGDGCNVCKKTGWIEILGAGMVHPQVLEMSGIDSTKYSGFAFGLGQERIAMLRYGINDIRGFYQGDVRFSEQF comes from the coding sequence ATGTCAAACATTGAACAACAGTTGGCTGAATTAAGCCAAACTACACTTGAACAATTAAAAGAAATCCAGCACCAAGGAGAAAAAGAACTACAAGACCTGCGTGTTGCGGTTTTGGGTAAAAAAGGGTCCTTGACTGACTTGTTGAAAGGCTTGAAAGACCTATCTAACGACATGAAACCAATTGTTGGTAAGCAGGTCAATGAAGTCCGTGATGTGCTGACTGCTGCCTTTGAAGAAACCGCTCAGAAGGTTGCAGCCGCAAAAATTCAACAGCAATTAGCTTCAGAAACCATTGATGTGACCTTGCCAGGTCGTCAGGTTAAGGTCGGAAAACGCCATGTCTTGACTCAGACTTCTGAAGAAATCGAAGATATTTTCTTGGGCATGGGCTTCCAAATCGTTGACGGATTTGAAGTGGAAAAAGATTACTACAACTTTGAGCGCATGAATTTGCCAAAAGACCACCCAGCACGTGATATGCAGGACACTTTCTACATCACCGAAGAAATCCTTATGCGGACCCATACCTCACCTGTTCAGGCACGGACCATGGACCAGCATGACTTCTCAAAAGGTGCCTTGAAGATGATTTCGCCAGGCCGTGTTTTCCGTCGTGATACGGACGATGCGACCCACAGCCACCAGTTCCACCAGATTGAAGGCTTGGTTGTCGGTGAAAATGTATCCATGGGTGATCTCAAAGGTACGCTTGAAATGATCATCAAGAAAATGTTTGGTGAAGAGCGTCAAATTCGCCTCCGTCCATCATACTTCCCATTCACCGAGCCTTCTGTTGAGGTGGATGTTTCCTGCTTCAAGTGCGGTGGTGACGGCTGTAACGTATGTAAGAAAACAGGCTGGATTGAAATCCTCGGTGCCGGCATGGTCCACCCACAAGTATTGGAAATGAGCGGCATTGACTCAACCAAGTACTCTGGCTTTGCCTTCGGTCTCGGTCAGGAACGCATTGCCATGCTCCGTTACGGTATCAACGATATTCGTGGATTCTATCAAGGCGATGTACGATTCTCGGAGCAATTTTAA
- a CDS encoding DUF4956 domain-containing protein: MQLFNSIFSTANSNITLAQMSMVFGVSLSMGVLLAAVYKYKSNYTKEFVITLSLMPALIAVIIALVNGNLGAGVAVAGTFSLIKFRSAAGSSKEMLAVLLAMAIGLATGMGFLGLAVFMTVILSACILIFENISFAQVNQNRRHLLVTVPMNFDYDQFFENQFGKSCKQADLISLKYKKKKEALILEYQVLLDKKITDKRLVDTVLSAGPLDVVLNKQMPKKKFL; this comes from the coding sequence ATGCAGCTGTTTAATAGTATCTTTTCAACGGCCAATAGCAATATTACCTTAGCGCAGATGTCCATGGTTTTTGGAGTTAGTCTATCCATGGGGGTACTCTTAGCGGCTGTTTATAAATATAAATCTAATTATACAAAGGAATTTGTCATCACACTAAGTTTAATGCCAGCTTTGATTGCTGTTATCATTGCATTAGTTAATGGTAACTTGGGAGCGGGTGTTGCGGTAGCAGGGACTTTCAGTCTAATTAAATTCCGCTCAGCAGCAGGTTCTTCGAAGGAAATGCTTGCAGTCCTCTTAGCGATGGCTATCGGTCTAGCGACAGGAATGGGTTTCCTAGGTTTGGCTGTCTTTATGACGGTCATCCTATCTGCTTGTATCTTGATTTTTGAGAACATCAGCTTTGCTCAAGTCAATCAAAATCGTCGTCATCTCTTGGTGACAGTGCCAATGAATTTTGACTATGATCAATTTTTTGAAAATCAATTTGGTAAATCTTGCAAGCAAGCCGACTTGATTTCCCTCAAGTACAAAAAGAAAAAAGAAGCGCTGATCTTAGAATATCAAGTTCTCCTCGATAAAAAAATTACAGATAAACGTTTGGTAGATACAGTATTGTCAGCTGGTCCCCTGGATGTCGTATTGAACAAGCAAATGCCTAAGAAAAAATTCTTATAA
- a CDS encoding NUDIX hydrolase, which produces MTKKPVQLATICYIDNGKEFLLLHRNKKENDVHQGKWIGVGGKLEPGETPQACAIREVFEETGLTVTKHALKGVITFPDFTPNTDWYTYVFKITGFEGSLIDCNEGDLEWVPYDQVLSKPTWEGDRHFQEWLLENRPFFSACFRYDGDKLLDYSVDFYEE; this is translated from the coding sequence ATGACCAAGAAACCCGTCCAACTCGCTACGATTTGCTACATTGATAATGGTAAGGAATTTCTTCTCCTTCATCGAAACAAGAAAGAAAACGATGTCCATCAAGGAAAATGGATTGGAGTTGGTGGTAAACTAGAACCTGGCGAAACACCACAGGCTTGTGCCATTCGAGAAGTCTTTGAGGAAACTGGGCTTACTGTAACAAAGCATGCTCTAAAAGGAGTGATAACCTTCCCAGACTTTACTCCAAACACAGACTGGTACACCTATGTCTTTAAGATAACTGGTTTTGAAGGAAGTTTGATTGATTGCAACGAAGGCGATTTAGAATGGGTTCCTTATGACCAAGTGCTCTCCAAACCAACTTGGGAAGGCGATCGCCATTTTCAAGAGTGGCTCTTGGAAAACCGTCCCTTCTTCTCTGCATGCTTTCGCTATGATGGGGATAAACTGCTGGATTACAGCGTTGATTTTTATGAGGAGTAA
- the folK gene encoding 2-amino-4-hydroxy-6-hydroxymethyldihydropteridine diphosphokinase: MKHLAYLSIGGNMGNRQAYLQAALDKLASHPGCQLGLVSNIYETPAWGKTDQADFLNLACQVYTDLSAQDFLSVCQNIEQELDRVRIEKWGQRTIDLDIIFWDEEKIQEENLIVPHPYAHERAFVLKPLAEIASDYRHPILKKVVSDLLAELGEQKDIKIFK; this comes from the coding sequence ATGAAGCATCTAGCCTATCTCAGTATCGGAGGGAACATGGGCAATCGGCAAGCCTATTTACAGGCAGCCCTAGACAAATTAGCCAGTCATCCAGGTTGCCAGCTTGGCTTAGTTTCCAACATTTATGAAACTCCAGCTTGGGGTAAGACAGATCAGGCTGATTTCCTCAATCTAGCCTGTCAAGTGTATACTGATTTATCTGCTCAGGATTTTCTAAGCGTTTGCCAGAACATCGAACAAGAGTTGGACCGAGTACGGATTGAAAAATGGGGACAACGGACCATTGATTTGGATATTATTTTTTGGGATGAGGAGAAGATTCAAGAAGAGAATCTGATTGTTCCTCATCCCTACGCCCATGAAAGAGCATTTGTTCTCAAACCTCTTGCTGAGATTGCTTCTGATTACCGTCACCCAATTTTGAAAAAAGTGGTATCGGACTTACTTGCAGAACTAGGGGAACAAAAAGATATAAAAATTTTCAAATAG
- a CDS encoding DUF2087 domain-containing protein: MSTQDIQEKFFREGKLLVIPKKLKSKQVLFAYLQEELAKKGSTFTEKEVNAFLAEFYDDYAVLRRYLVDYGYLSRD; the protein is encoded by the coding sequence ATGAGTACTCAAGACATTCAAGAAAAATTTTTCCGAGAAGGGAAGTTACTTGTCATTCCGAAAAAGCTGAAAAGTAAGCAGGTCTTGTTTGCTTACTTACAGGAGGAATTGGCTAAGAAGGGCTCAACATTCACTGAAAAAGAGGTTAATGCCTTTCTAGCTGAGTTTTATGATGACTATGCTGTATTGAGACGCTACTTGGTGGATTATGGCTACTTATCGCGTGATTAG